The Paramixta manurensis region GATCCTCAGCGGTTCCTGGGCGATGGTGACCGATCACGCCGAGTGGAGTGAGCGTACCGCCGCCTGGATACGGGCGGTGATCGACAGTCAACTCCCTGTGTTGGGGGTATGTTATGGGCATCAGCTAATGTCGTATGCGCTCGGCGGCACGGTGGCGGATAATCCACACGGCTGGGAGCGCGGTTTATTACCGGTGGAACGCATCACGACGGCGGGCGAGGATCCCTTACTTGCGGCGCTACCGCCGCAGTTTTCCGCTTGGTTATCTCATCGCCAATCGGTGGTTAAAGCGCCGCCGGGGGCGCAAGTATTGGCGCGTTCAGCGCTGGATAACTGCCAAATTATACGTTACAGCCCGCGGGCGCTTTCGCTGCAATTTCACCCGGAGTTTAACCGGACGATTATGACCGCCTGTCTGCCGGGCGAGTGCGCTGATGATGGCGCCAACCTAACCGGGCCGGATTGGGCGCGCGAATTACTGTTACGTTTTTGGCAACAGGCGCGTCCTCAACAAGCCAGCGCTTGATCTGCGTGGCGTGGGCAGGGATAACTTGCTCCGCCATGCCCTGTTGTTCTGCCATCTCCCTTTTCCCCGATTATTTCCGGCGACTTCACAGTTTCCCCCGGTGCTATCTGACATCCTCCGTTTTATCACTCATGTTAATAGTGAGTTATTTATTTGTTAAAACCGGTTGGATTAACAGGAGAAACACCATGCGTTACGCCTATCCAGGTCAGAAAGATTCGCTGATTACTTTGCAACAGCGCTATGGCAACTTCATTAACGGTGAATTTGTTCCGCCAGTAAACGGGGCGTATTTTACTAACACCTCGCCGGTTAATGGTTCAGTCATTGGTGAATTTCCGCGTTCTGACAAAGATGATATTGAGAAAGCCCTTGATGCGGCCCATGCGGCAGCGGAGAGTTGGGGAAAAACATCGGTACAAGAGCGCTCTCTGGCGTTGTTGAAAATTGCCGATCGACTCGAACAGAACCTTGAGCGTATTGCGGTAAATGAAACCTGGGATAACGGCAAACCAGTACGTGAAACGCTGGCGGCGGATTTACCGTTGGCTGTCGATCATTTCCGTTATTTTGCCGGCTGCTTACGCGCCCAAGAGGGCACCTCGGCAGAAATTGATGAATTCACTGCCGCCTACCATTTTCATGAGCCGTTAGGCGTGGTGGGGCAGATTATTCCGTGGAACTTCCCGCTGTTA contains the following coding sequences:
- a CDS encoding glutamine amidotransferase, encoding MSQLVPRPLAIIQLETPPDAVSALIGEQTQWFVDALQLQPEDYLVVRPHLGETLPNDRQISAAILSGSWAMVTDHAEWSERTAAWIRAVIDSQLPVLGVCYGHQLMSYALGGTVADNPHGWERGLLPVERITTAGEDPLLAALPPQFSAWLSHRQSVVKAPPGAQVLARSALDNCQIIRYSPRALSLQFHPEFNRTIMTACLPGECADDGANLTGPDWARELLLRFWQQARPQQASA